Within uncultured Methanoregula sp., the genomic segment TCACAAAATTCCGGTGCAATCAACAATAGATTTACGGAATTGTGATGCAAATTTTTTAATACAACGCACCACAATCTTAATAGACTGGTGCGTTTTCATGGGTTGTGATCCATATATCCATCATTTACTGCACCAGAATAGATCTGTTGAGCTGATGTCATGGAACATATTGAAGAAAAGAACCGGAACAACATTTTTCTGAACGATAACACTGCAAACCCCGCACCTCTGGGACTGTGTGCATTCGGCATGACTACCATGCTGCTCAGCCTGCACAATGCCGGTGTGACTGCCCTGTCAAGCCCCATTCTTGCCATGGCAATCTTCTATGGTGGAATCATCCAGATAATTGTCGGTATCATGGAATGGAAAAAGAACAACAGCTTTGGCATGGTAACGTTCGGGAGTTTCGGCTGTTTCTGGATTGTGTTTGCATCGCTTCTTCTCCTGCCAGCCCTTGGTATCGCCA encodes:
- a CDS encoding acetate uptake transporter encodes the protein MEHIEEKNRNNIFLNDNTANPAPLGLCAFGMTTMLLSLHNAGVTALSSPILAMAIFYGGIIQIIVGIMEWKKNNSFGMVTFGSFGCFWIVFASLLLLPALGIAKGPQPVDLAAFLALWGIFAFGLFICTLRMHKLLQVTLAAVVLLVFLLVAAQLTGNTMILNAGGITGLVAGALALYLGMGQVINEIYGSRVLPL